The following coding sequences are from one Caldilineales bacterium window:
- a CDS encoding putative toxin-antitoxin system toxin component, PIN family: MRLILDTNLWVSGLLWRGLPWQLLRLAEHGKVELCSSPPMLAELAEVLAYPKFVGRLEQLGMTAIDLAERGANLASIWDVPTVEGRPLVEADPDDDIFLHCAISALADYIVSGDGHLLDLGQFAGIPIVTVRGFFMSEFPEMVD; the protein is encoded by the coding sequence ATGCGTCTTATTCTCGATACCAATCTGTGGGTTTCGGGCCTTCTCTGGCGCGGGTTGCCGTGGCAGCTTTTACGTTTGGCTGAACACGGCAAGGTTGAGTTGTGCTCGTCGCCGCCGATGCTGGCTGAACTCGCTGAGGTCCTTGCCTATCCGAAGTTCGTAGGCCGGCTTGAACAGTTGGGGATGACGGCCATCGATCTGGCCGAGCGCGGCGCTAATTTGGCTTCAATTTGGGATGTGCCAACCGTTGAGGGGCGGCCGCTTGTTGAAGCAGACCCTGATGACGACATCTTTCTGCACTGCGCAATCAGCGCCCTTGCTGACTACATCGTTTCCGGTGACGGCCACTTGCTCGACTTGGGCCAGTTTGCAGGCATTCCCATTGTGACGGTGCGGGGCTTTTTCATGAGCGAATTTCCTGAGATGGTGGATTGA
- a CDS encoding class I SAM-dependent methyltransferase, with product MPSSADRKRLDAAQARVAALVRRTEAEGTQAKPDALGREQAGARGRLVRVLSLGSGPARELALLAQGAELAAVITATRLDMDPAALAFARGQLDGRMDGRVQFVRDNALRFAAGPNRPDQPYHLIYAAGLFDYLNDEQAARLIEDCHGLLSPDGLLIIGNFSQETHPSDRILMDWLLEWRLIYRDEAEYRAIFAPTPFGSNGLRFEYEALRANLFVLAARP from the coding sequence ATGCCATCCTCCGCCGACCGAAAACGACTCGACGCCGCCCAAGCCCGCGTCGCCGCCCTCGTCCGCCGCACCGAAGCGGAAGGCACCCAGGCCAAACCGGACGCCCTCGGTAGGGAGCAGGCGGGGGCCAGGGGACGGCTGGTGCGAGTGCTGAGCCTGGGCAGCGGGCCGGCGCGCGAGCTGGCGTTGCTGGCGCAGGGCGCCGAATTAGCAGCTGTCATTACAGCCACCCGCCTGGATATGGACCCAGCCGCCCTGGCCTTTGCCCGCGGGCAACTGGACGGCCGGATGGATGGTCGTGTGCAGTTCGTGCGCGATAACGCCTTGCGCTTCGCCGCCGGCCCCAACCGCCCGGATCAGCCCTACCACCTCATCTACGCCGCTGGTCTGTTCGACTACCTGAACGACGAGCAAGCCGCCCGGTTGATCGAAGACTGCCATGGCCTGCTGTCTCCTGACGGTCTGCTGATCATCGGCAACTTTAGCCAGGAAACGCATCCCAGCGACCGCATCCTGATGGACTGGCTGCTGGAGTGGCGGTTGATCTATCGCGATGAAGCCGAGTATCGGGCTATCTTCGCCCCGACGCCGTTCGGAAGCAACGGTTTACGTTTCGAATATGAAGCTTTGCGCGCTAATTTGTTTGTGTTGGCCGCGCGTCCATGA